The Harpia harpyja isolate bHarHar1 chromosome 26, bHarHar1 primary haplotype, whole genome shotgun sequence nucleotide sequence TCCAGAGACAGTGACGAGGAGGGAGTGTTCCCCGAACACCACTGTGGGGACAGGGTGAGCACAGGGACTGGGCCACCAGGGTCAACACCAGTGCCCCAAGCACACTGGGGGCACTGCCACCCCGGGGACAGGACGAGCACGGGGCCACTGACACCCTGGGGAGAGCACCTGAGACGGCGGGGGCACCACCACAGGGACAGCACAGTGGTCGGGGCTGTTCTGGGCACAGTGGGGCCACCAGCACAAGGACAGTATGAGGGTCACAGCCACCCTAGGGGCAGTGGGACCACCACTACTGGAGGCATAACTTGGGGTCACCCCTACAACATGGGGGACAGCAGCGCCACTGCTATTCCCCTGGCAGTCATGGCCACCTGGGGGACGGCAGGGCCACCAGCACCACCCTGGGGACAGTTTGGGGGGCACTGTCTTGACCCTGGGGGTGGCGTGGGGGTCAGGGCTACCCCAGGGACAGCCCACACTCACCAGAGAGGCGCTTAAAGGGGGGGTCATGGCCGCGCTGGAGCCGCAGCCCACAGGCCGTGGCCACCAGCTCCGAGAGGATGGCGGCCGTCTGCTCATCGTTCTCTAGGTCGCCTGATgactggggagcagggcaggggaacaGTGTCAGGGGGACCCGGGCATCTGAGCCCACCCCTGCGCCCAGATACCCGGGTACCCCCCCTCCAGATACGCgggtacacccccccccccccagataccCAGGTACCCCTTCCACCCCCCCAGGACCCGGGTGTCtgtccgctcccccccccccccccccccgcgtcccgGCACCCAGGTGCCTCCGAGTACCTCTGTGTCCCCTCTGCACCCCACTCCCGCCCCGCAGGGACCCAAGTGTCCGGGTGTGtcacccccccgctccccccgccctgccccgggaCCCCGCCCCAGGCCTCTGGGAGCGGGTGCCGCCGCCCTCACCGCCAGCACGGCCCCATCGCTGATGACCAGGTAGCCCAGCTGGTCCGGGATGCGCTCCAGCCCCTGGGTCAGCGCCGTGGTctgggggcagcggggggtgTCCTTCAGCCCACACGGCACAGGGCCCCCCCGGTTCTCCTCCCGCCTCAGCGCGCCCCtaccccagctccccccagccccatgccccGGTGCCTCAAAGCGCCTCCCGCCATCCCAGTCCCCACCAGTGCCCCTCATCCCGGCGCTCCCAGTCCCGCCCCACGGTCCCGGTTCCTCCCGGCGCCCGCCGCAGCACTCACCATGGCGCCGCTCCGGCGCCGACCCGGTCAGGTgaccgccgcgccccgccccgccgccccatTGGCGCAGGGTTCCGCCTGTCATCGGCCCGCCCCGCTTCCCTCGGCTCGCGCCGCGGGTCCCGCCCCCGTCGGCCCGCCCGCCAGTGGGAGCCGGCTGGGAAAGCACGTGGTGAGAGAGGGCGCGGCCCGAGCGCTTCCGGGCGGGCAAATAGTCAGGCTTGTATTTGCATAGAGGGAGCCGCCTGCCGCGAGGGACGACGGGTCCCCTCCCATCTACAGACCCTGCCCTCCTCGGGGGTCCCGCCGCTTCTATTGgtcccgccgcggcggggcggggcccgcGTCCCGGGGGAGGGCGGAGCGTCACCATCGCAGGGGCCGCCTGCACCGCCGGTGCGCTGCCGCGCGCGCCCCCGTGACGGTGTCCCTTCGGGCAGCACCCCGGGGGACGCGGGGTCTGCAGGAGCACGGGGGGCACACGCAGACCCCGGCCTCTGAGCGGCCCCACAGCGCATCCCGTGTCCCCCTCACCGACCCCGTGTCCCATCCCGTGTCGCCCTCACCGACCCCGTGTCCCCCCGACCCCGTGTCTCATCTCGTGTCCCCCACACTGACCCCGTGTCCCATCCCGTGTCCCCCGCGCTGACCCCGTGTCCCATCCCGTGTCCCCCGCCCTGACCCCGTGTCCCATCCTGTGTCCCCCGCGCTGACCCCGTGTCCCCCACCCTGACCGAAAGTCCCATCCCGTGTCCCCTGCGCTGACTATGTGTCCCATCCCGGGTCGTCCTGACCCCGTGTCCCATCCCGTGTCCCCCACACTGACCCCGTGTCCCATCCTGTGTCCCCCACCCTGACCCCGTGTCCCATCCTCTGTCACCCCAACCCTGTGTCCCATCCCGTGTCCCCCACAGTGACCCTGTGTCCCATCCCGTGTCCCCCACACTGACCCCGTGTCACATCCCGTGTCCCCCACCCTGACCCCATGTCCCATCCTGTCCCCCACACTGACCCCGTGTCCCATCCCGTGTCCCCTGCACTGACCCCGTGTCCCATCCCGTGTCCCCCACCCCGACCCCGTGTCACATCCCGTGTACCCCTGACCCTGTGTCCCATCCCGTGTCCCCCGCACTGACCCCGTGTCCCCCCGACCCCGTGTCTCATCTCGTGTCCCCCACACTGACCCCGTGTCCCATCCCGTGTCCCCCACCCTGACCCCATGTCCCATCCTGTCCCCCACACTGACCCCGTGTCCCATCCTGTGTCCCCCACCCTGACCCCGTGTCCCATCCCGTGTCCCCCACGCTGACCCCATGTCCCATCCCGTGTCCCCCGCACTGACCCCATGTCCCCCACCCTGACTGAAAGTCCCATCCCGTGTCCCCTGCGCTGACTATGTGTCCCATCCCGTGTCGTTCTGACCCCGTGTCCCATCCCATGTCCCCCACCCTGACCCCGTGTCCCATCCTCTGTCACCCCAACCCTGTGTCCCATCCCGTGTCCCCCGCAGTGACCCCGTGTCCCATCCCGTGTACCCCTGACCCTGTGTCCCATCCCGTGGCCCCCACCCTGACCGAATGTCCCATCCCGTGTCCCCCACACTGACCCTGTGTCACATCCCGTGTCCCCTGCACTGACCCCGTGTCCCATCCTGTGGCCCCCCAACCCCATGTCCCATCCCACGTCCCCCACCCTGATGCCGTATCCCATCCCATGTCCCCCACACTGACCCCGTGTCCCATTCTGTGTCCCCCACACTGATCCCGTGTCCAATCCAGTGTCCCCCCGACCCCGTGTCCCATCCCGTGTCCCCCGCACTGACCCCGTGTCCCATCCCGTGTCCCATCCCATATCCCCCACACTGATCTTGTGTCCCCCCGACCCCGTGTCCTATACTGTGTCCCATCCCATGTCCCTCCTGACTCCATGTCCCATCCTGTGTCCCCCACCCTCATCCCATGTCCCCCGCACTGACTCTGGTGCCCCATCTCATGTCTGTCCTGGACCTcatagctttttaatttttccttctatgtctacttctatcaAGCTctctatccttttttttaaagtcttttatgtttgtcacataccctgttgctttgtaagtttcttattttttttcttttctctcaatTCATCCTGAGGCTTTATAGGGTCTTCTCAGCATGCTGTTATCTCTGGAGCATCATTTGTACCCCTCTCAGTTTGTCAGAACGTCgtctcttcctcagagcagtctttttatCCTCTCCTCCATCTTGCTTGACTCCAGTGGGTCAATGTCTCCCTCATGACATCTGTACTCTGTTCAAATCCCCTCCTGAGTACCTTTGTGCCCTCAAACCCTCTTCTGTGTCtctggccacctcagcacccctctgtttctgtcacaatgcttcccGTGAGTGTCCTTGCATTCCATGACCATCCTTTAGTCCTGCAGTAGGCATTGTGTCTTTTTTATTCAGAGACAACTCTTCCTCAGGCTTTCATTGTGCACCAGAGCACTGTTACCTTCCCCTCCGCCACGTCAGATGCCTCTGTTCGGTCCCtggtcccctgaggacatctgtactcGGTTCAGATCCCTTCCTGAGTACCTCAGTGTGTCAGAAATCCTTTGTCTCTATGTCcacatttcccccacccccagagCCCTCTTGTTCCTGTCATGACACCTCCTGAGACTGTCCGCGTGCCCCGTGGCACCCTTCGAGCTCTGCAGCCCTCTTTGTATCTCTCTTATTCAGACAGAGCCCTTCCTCAGGCTTTCTCTGTGCCCCAGAGCtctcttaccttattcactgccatctcAGATGTCTCCATTCAGTccctcatcccctgaggacatctgtacgtGGCTGGGACACCTTcctgagttttgcattgtgtcccagagctgccttctgtctctctctcagcACCCTCCTTCTCCCATTGTCATGCCTCCTGAGGCCACCCCCATGCCCCACAGCCGTCTCTTCAGCCCCtggtcccctgaggacatctgtagtctgttcaaatcccctctGGACCACTTCATCATGTCCTAGAGCCTTTTGTGTGTCTATCTCAGAACGCCTCTGCTACCGTCACAATgcctccctgagccttctttgGTATCTTTGGCTGAATTGGGACCCCTCTGATGGTGTCATGATGCCTATCGATGCCTTTGAGGATGCCCATAGCACACTTTTAGCTTTGTAGCGGACTTCACGTCCCTCTTGTTCCCTCAGAGGACTTCCCGAGTCCGTATCTGTGACCCAGCCCAGCCACgctgtcctctcttccctctagctGTGCCTCTATTTGTTCCCTGGCCCTCTGATGACATGTTTACTTGGTTCAGATCCCGTCTGGATTTAATCGTTGTGTCCCCAATCCTTTTTGTGTCTCTCTGTCTCCCTCAGGACATTTCTTCTCCCAGTCACAATGTCTCCCAAGACCTTCCTTGTTCTCCACATCCGTCTTGTAGCACTTTAGGTGGGGCCATATTTGAGCCACAGAACATGCATTTGTTCCTCTACGCTACCTAGGATTCCCACCCAAGACCATCTGTACTCCGCTCAGATGACCATCCGAGTTCTTCCTTGTCATCACCAAGCCTTCTTTTTTCCATCAGTCCCCCTCAACACCCCTCTCCTCACAGTCAcaatgcctcccgagaccttcctcGATCTCCACAGCACCTTGTAGCATTTGATCTCCCTTTCTATCTCTCTTGTTCCACAGGAGCCACCCTCCTTTCTTTGCTACGCAGCACTCCTTTATCTTTCTCTCTGCCATTGAAGGTGTCTGCATTTGGTTCCTCTCTCACTCAGTCTTCTCTAGTTTGCCTAGATGCCCTCCTGAGACTCCGAGGCCCTTGCTGTGTCTCGTCTCCAAGCCTTCTTTTCTTACCCTGCCCCCCTCCTAATTCCTCCACTCTCTATAGCAATGTTTTCTGAGTCCTTTCTTGTACTCCTCAGCAATCTTGTAGCACTTTAGCTCCCTTTccgttttatttttttgtgctcTTCAGAGCGCTCTTATCTTCCTCTGTGCCATTTAGGATGCCTTTGTTCAGCCCATGCCCCCCTGACGATGTCTGTACTTTGTTGAAATCCCCTTCAGAGTTCCTCACTGTTATCTCTGAGGCTGCTTTGGTCTCTCAGGCCCCCTCGGGACTCCTCTGCTCCCTTTGCTGAGCTCTTGCGAGACATTCCCTATGCCCTAGAGCCTGTTTTAGCTTGGGAGGGCACTTTGCACCCCTCTTTGCCCATCAGAACCCCTCCTGAGTCCTCATCTGTCACCCTGGTCGGTCCTTCTGTCCTCTCATCCGTTTGGTGCGCCTCCATTTGATCCCTGGTCACCTGAGGAcatctgttctttgttcaattcccttttgagctcacAGCACCCCCAAGACTTCTCTGGTGTCTCTGGCCCCTTCAGAACCTCTCTAATCCCTGTGATGATGCCTCTTGCTCTGTCAGAACCTTTTCCAAAGCCATATTTGTGCtccagagcagtctttttgttttccatcttaTAGTGTGTTTCCATTTGGtatctggtaccccaaagatgtctattgTCAGCTTAGATCTCCTCTTGGGTTTTTCAGAGGAGGCGATAGCCTTCATCTGTTTTTATCGATACATCTCCAGTGgtgttttttttgtgttttgcaatttgTTTTTGTTCTAGCTACTTAGAtgttaattaggctgcttcatacggtttctgaaacatttcttgtatttcaatggtttttttgtgttttctgtcctttgggactcatctagttctcttaagggagtcagttggagaGACTAAGGTCACTCTGAATCATTGGTCATTTACCGTAAATAGTTTACTTTGCAACcggagatatttttgagaagggattcttaagggaTCCAATTCTGCTTTGtcattcagtcctatccagaaggtagttctgatagaagttaggtggtatgcgtggtcttgctagaaatgaagtgTAACCCCATAGTGTTTTTACAGGAAACTAAAGCACACCAATTTTGATAATAGTATGGTTACTGCATTTAATGAATTAGTTTCTTACATAGCTTAgtgggacatctatctttttctatctacgccccagaaaaattaagtttaattccctgcccggtcacattgctgatgtAATAAATGTAGCTGTAGTACAAGAGCAGGTATTGTCATTTCCAGTAAGGGGTGCTTGCTTTGTTCAGTGCTTTGCTCACTGTAAATTCAAGGCACATGAGAaaactcctgctgctcctccacctGACTTTAtgccttctggtggtttgccgctcccctttcccaggtgattgcagtAAGGGTGGTGGGTGGAGGCTccgggtatttgagccacagcctctgctagGGGTGCTCCTcagtttctctggtgttggtgctcagctcttctgtgaatcctttgcagcttttgagctggcttaGCTGTTTGGGCAGAAGTCTTTTGATGTTTAGAGAAGCAGAGGTGTCTGTCTGAGGTAAGAGCTTCGGGCctagtcaaggttcagcagcatgtatAATAGAAAGTAtgcttgtgtgcagcttttttttttttttcaggtcagtaattttgttttgagtgttcaggggtggaaAGATGGTttaaaaggggtgtgtgtgtgtgttgtttttttttttaaatttctaggtgcattgtgttttcctggagtTCATGACTTTATTGAAgacagaaccttgttttttttcaccagttttgcTGTACACTGTGTAAGTTGCTGACATAATGTCTTTTAATAGGACTGATGGTGAGATTATctagcaggggttagggtgagcatTATGTATGTGTCTGTGTATGGAGTTCAAGTGTTTCTCAAGCAAGTGGCAGGGGCGTAAGGCACAGTGTCTTTCAGGGTATGGGATGGCTCATTGCCTTTCCCAATTGCCCACAGAGTGCTACGTTGTCCCTAGAACCtgtgcagcttgtggcaggcccctcagATTACAAGCGTCAGGACTTCACTGATCTGGTGGGCATGTAGCAGAGCCCAGAGTCTCTGGGAAGGTGTAAGATAAGAGGTGCCTGCAGAATTTGGGACGTGGCTCAGCAGAAtggctcctgaggagtagccactgaagggggttcaggggcgCTAATATGGGGcgggaggtgtcaggaagcagtggggttccTTTCCTGACAGTTCAGAAGAAGAGAAGGGGTTTCTACAGTTTGGGGACTggttgggagagggaggagagttcaccagcctttctcagatcagttttgcagttggatttggatgtcatagaatcgtagaatggtttgggttggaagggaccataaagatcctctagttccaacacccccccccactgggtagggacaccttccgcgagaccaggttgctcaaagccccatctgacctggtctcgaatgcttccagggagggtgcatccgcaggttctctgggcaacccgttccagtgccttgccacccatagtgagaaacttcttcctaacacctaaactaaatgtacccccTTTATGACTAAAGTCGTTACCcgccttgtcctattgctgtacaaccttgtaaaaagtccctctgcaggtttcttataggcaccctttatgtaccatgaagtctgctataaggtctcctgcaaagctgcatgctggtgagcggtccgagaaggtgaggcagttGTCAGCCGGGttggtgttgaatagcaaagtattatggggctgcttggttaagcatttaccttctgttttggaggcgctgtgtgggccaCCTTTGGAACTGGATGAGCacttgaggtgagctgtggattagctcggaggagcgtggggctggttACTCTTCACATTTGCGTGTCTCGGTATCTTcggtaccacgagcgacgacggccgcagggtccgactccgcaatgagcgtGTAAGCGTAATGCAGTGGCGCTTGTGAGGAGCGGGGCAGTTGGGGAAGTATTTGGCGTTGGCCgacgggatgcttactcccttttctggtttggtttggtgtgtttgtttgtttttttttttttttttttttttcccctgcagatgacgaagaggagcctggcgactgcaggaatatcccagttagcccgtgtggtttttctggatgaTGGATtcagcccctcggccctctgaaagctaagttgagggaccagggctggggagaggctgggagggagggacacagctgggaattgcagggaggggttttgaAGTTAgagtaggagggcagggctgtccagaaGCAGTCCTGTTTGGGCAGatgaagggagcgggttgcttttcagcacgagagcagcgtgtgccgggcagggcagttccagcctgtgtctgtggtggtgtgtggtttgtgtagtctgtcttctgtgccttagatcttcgttggctctcaacgccatcatcagtctttgtgccggaggagcgtggcacgTGCTTCGGGAACTGTCCCTAGGGTCTTGAATGCCCTTACTCATCGTCactgtgccaatcgggtgcttcttttcttgcgctTGGAGCTCTAAAGCATGGATTGGTTTTGGAAGGTTCCCGCTGGTTCTCTtatgcggcgctcttccaggctgctttggcagctctgctgcctagccgcccgtcgtcttggactgggagttcttccctgcatcttgatgttcctaggtcttgatgacaggcttcttaagCATCCAtcatcttggttttgacagtaccatcttgtaaggggccgttacttttgcctcttcttctttggggctgttgtagagcctcctcgcttcatggttttggatgctgtaggtcatcttgccggatggcacctcccatCGGGGAGTcctccttcttgctgagagttttctctctctttgaatcaccttgttggtagtgttgtgtgcatgggtgtgtttggcttggagctgctccgcctggggatgtagagtcaggggtaggtggaacagcaataagagtctatgggtgaaatcttgatttgccttaattgttagcattgagggttaaatgatttttgagTCGTTGCATgtcagtagtggagtggattgcaagtggattgtgaggtagaatatagtaaggcagtaagtggcatgggtgttaatattgtTTATGTGGACACTGTGTGGtaaggttctagaaatggttaaggcactgaggtgtttgaataggtgggaagcaggagtttggagctgtggaggatttttttatgccgagggtgaagtgtctattcaacagttttgtgtgttggttttgcaggtgatcacggggcacgaggcgattgaaggaacctcgcgtttaggcgatgcggctcctacggaggttggactgtgaaatgcgccactatgaaagctaagtatcaggttgaaaatctatgtatggtgcagatggtgtgtgttgaagtgTTGCCGTAATGGAAGGGCAGTTTGTGGGGAGCTTAGaaggaggctgggctggggccgggggttttgcaggcagggcgatttttgaggccctgggtgctgcgggtaaggggcgatggcctcTTGATGCCCGTTGGTGGTGGGATGGGTTAGTTGAGCGTGAGGGCCAGCGTGcgtgtgatctgaatgagtggtgtgttgtgaacgTGTGTAATCTTgcagggttatgtggtttagctttttagtAGTGTTCTGCAGGTTGGAGGTAGAGATGTTTGTtaggcaattagaaaaaaataaaatacaattagaataaaaaaaaccccagccaggGGATTTTCTCCCCCCCGGTCCCGGctgctctgtgaggcgatgttcatcgccaatgttcggacgggggtcaggctcgggccggggttttggcaggcagggcgatttttgaggcccccggtgccgcaggcatggggcgatggccccttgagggtggcaggcagttggatggaTGAggtgagagcgagggctggtgtgcaTGCGATGTCaatgcgtagtgtgttgtgaatgtgtgtcaccttgtagggttatgtggtttagctttttaatgttttttcctttcaggttgtacagttgagatttttttgagggaattaaaattaaaaaaaatacaagtagaataaaaaacccccagtcaggggatttttttttttttttttcccctggctgggtttttttttttttccccggtcccggccgctctgtgaggagatgttcattgccaatgttcgggctggggttttggcaggcagggcgattttttttttttcaaggctcctgGGAATGGCGTTCCTGTGGAGCGCTCCCCCggaacgtggtaattgccacttagcgcAGGGCATTATGTTGGTCAGCGGGtagtctttggaagacagttgaggattttgcgggccaagggtggggggagttggactagatggccagcattgagtaggccagggttgtgaagtgcgtgagtgtaactgtattatTCCATggtgtgtttgtaaaatattggggtgctctttgtagtttgtgatgcaatgatatttttcaattttcatttttctgtctaggtgtggaagtggacagtgtgtgaagaggagcggagctcactcgttttcagcttgggaacagggatcgtggaggtaacatCGCCttggggaggaaaacttctggacgtgcaggGACAGACGTAATGGCAGcaaggaatgtggaaa carries:
- the LAMTOR4 gene encoding ragulator complex protein LAMTOR4 isoform X3 — its product is MGRRGGARRSPDRVGAGDTPRCPQTTALTQGLERIPDQLGYLVISDGAVLASSGDLENDEQTAAILSELVATACGLRLQRGHDPPFKRLSVVFGEHSLLVTVSGQKLFVVKRQNHVQEPVAV
- the LAMTOR4 gene encoding ragulator complex protein LAMTOR4 isoform X1, which codes for MVTLRPPPGRGPRPAAAGPIEAAGPPRRAGSVDGRGPVVPRGRRLPLCKYKPDYLPARKRSGRALSHHVLSQPAPTGGRADGGGTRGASRGKRGGPMTGGTLRQWGGGAGRGGHLTGSAPERRHDHGADPGAGAHPGPAGLPGHQRWGRAGVVFGEHSLLVTVSGQKLFVVKRQNHVQEPVAV
- the LAMTOR4 gene encoding ragulator complex protein LAMTOR4 isoform X2 gives rise to the protein MTTALTQGLERIPDQLGYLVISDGAVLASSGDLENDEQTAAILSELVATACGLRLQRGHDPPFKRLSVVFGEHSLLVTVSGQKLFVVKRQNHVQEPVAV